A genomic window from Silene latifolia isolate original U9 population chromosome 11, ASM4854445v1, whole genome shotgun sequence includes:
- the LOC141610525 gene encoding uncharacterized protein LOC141610525: protein MAENILVITENEDQYLPQGATIARILPISATPLHNSLNPSNEQGAAEESRVPVSSIFAHRLGIEELFTLQVWRASVAELIGTAVLVFMIDTIVISSFETTTNTPNILIAFFIAIIIAILLLATAPISGGHMNPAITLPAAFVGLISFSRAFVYILAQCIGAIFGALALEAVVSKSITSNFSLGGCTLTVVAPGPNGPTTVGLDISQGLWLEIICTFVFLLPVWIAFDHRQLHALGPLMVCSIIGIVVGVLVFVSTTVTTKKGYSGAGMNPARCIGPAIVRGGHLWTGHWVYWVGPLIACVAFYLYTLIIPREHFKARLLKTKE from the exons ATGGCTGAAAACATTCTTGTTATTACGGAAAATGAAGATCAATATCTACCTCAAGGAGCTACTATTGCCAGAATTCTCCCTATTTCCGCCACTCCTTTGCACAACTCTCTTAATCCTTC GAACGAACAAGGTGCAGCTGAAGAAAGTCGGGTGCCAGTGTCGAGTATATTTGCTCATCGACTTGGAATTGAGGAGCTCTTCACTTTGCAG GTATGGCGAGCATCAGTGGCGGAGCTAATAGGAACAGCAGTCCTAGTATTCATGATTGACACAATTGTGATCTCCTCCTTCGAAACCACTACCAATACACCTAATATACTCATTGCTTTCTTTATTGCAATCATAATCGCAATTCTCCTCCTAGCTACCGCCCCAATCTCCGGTGGCCACATGAACCCTGCCATCACTCTCCCGGCCGCCTTCGTGGGACTCATCTCCTTCTCCCGGGCCTTCGTCTACATCTTGGCCCAATGCATTGGTGCTATTTTTGGGGCCTTAGCTCTTGAGGCTGTCGTTAGCAAGTCCATAACAAGTAATTTTTCTTTGGGTGGGTGTACCCTCACAGTGGTCGCACCGGGCCCAAATGGCCCGACTACAGTTGGCTTGGATATAAGCCAGGGGCTTTGGCTCGAGATCATTTGTACCTTTGTTTTTCTATTGCCGGTGTGGATTGCATTTGATCATCGCCAGTTACATGCCCTGGGCCCACTCATGGTGTGTTCAATTATCGGAATAGTAGTTGGGGTTCTGGTGTTTGTCTCGACCACTGTTACGACCAAGAAAGGGTACTCGGGAGCTGGAATGAACCCGGCTCGATGTATTGGGCCAGCGATTGTGAGGGGAGGTCATCTTTGGACAGGTCATTGGGTATATTGGGTTGGGCCTTTGATTGCCTGTGTTGCGTTTTATCTCTATACCCTTATTATTCCAAGAGAACACTTCAAAGCAAGGCTACTAAAGACTAAAGAGTAA